A region from the Aegilops tauschii subsp. strangulata cultivar AL8/78 chromosome 5, Aet v6.0, whole genome shotgun sequence genome encodes:
- the LOC141022508 gene encoding uncharacterized protein: MPVVDANSGGDSGIPPGGSAAQQPSQSESNPSAGDAQQRLDWSAPARPPSTTRSRAQGQRKLPHSAGGGRIDDPKWSIWFHFNARESVVRNLYQSDISYLTMLSLIGSEGFVADDYMYYAFDEEKGLEGLDKICCEDDVQQMLAHSHNEMILNIRVVGALEACNADENHENRDSYFAKHCINTQQSCTKLVDISMDRKEGLKKSMVQREADLNHFEGDTDVSEFVFDDEAANSGSDGNNVDFQSEYSSEDEAAKQDTTVVQKLKVVRKPGSTSRSHHEVEKMEKADWFPEADEKCFPGDYDISDEEDEPEGSYKLPSGRKRRNKKLKDMIWYDHKLQGPVQQLCKGLCFTTVYEFRDALRDFHIRTLRNFQYHRNAPDRIIVWCSERAAQGCDFYICASKLAHEKTFYIKKCDMLHTCGACAESTKVTTKWISRSVEAALREDIRSPVDALIKKAKTKFSVDVSRSVAYRARRKAVDVVQGDHKQQYLRLRDYLQAVLDTNPGSRCIVTTFEDPENPAPTPSFKYMFYCLAASKEGFLNGCRPFIAFGVVDKEDGESWNWFLTQLRCCIGSGNKFGTYTIISDRQQVGKNFIEQFSVITFFNYFILFNCSNNLRMYRACLRQ, from the exons ATGCCGGTTGTGGATGCAAACTCCGGCGGCGATTCAGGCATACCTCCGGGCGGCAGCGCCGCGCAGCAGCCTTCTCAGTCCGAATCTAATCCTTCCGCGGGCGATGCGCAGCAGAGGTTGGATTGGTCGGCGCCGGCGCGACCACCGTCGACGACAAGAAGCAGAGCTCAAGGTCAGCGGAAACTTCCTCATTCTGCGGGCGGCGGCAG AATTGATGACCCAAAGTGGTCAATTTGGTTCCATTTCAATGCCAGAGAATCTGTGGTTCGAAATTTATACCAGTCAGACATATCATATTTGACAATGCTTTCTCTTATTGGGAGTGAGGGCTTTGTGGCTGATGATTATATGTACTATGCATTTGATGAGGAGAAAGGATTAGAAGGTTTAGATAAAATATGCTGTGAAGATGATGTGCAACAGATGTTGGCACACTCTCATAATGAAATGATTCTGAACATAAGAGTAGTGGGAGCTCTTGAGGCATGTAATGCAGATGAAAATCATGAAAACAGAGATAGTTATTTTGCTAAACATTGCATTAACACTCAACAAAGTTGCACTAAGTTGGTGGATATAAGCATGGACAGAAAGGAAGGGCTGAAGAAAAGCATGGTGCAGAGAGAGGCTGACCTTAACCATTTTGAAGGTGACACTGATGTGTccgaatttgtttttgatgatgaagCTGCAAATTCAGGTTCAGATGGGAACAATGTGGATTTTCAGTCAGAGTATTCCTCTGAAGATGAAGCTGCAAAACAAGATACAACAGTGGTACAGAAACTGAAGGTAGTGAGAAAACCTGGTTCAACCAGTAGATCCCACCATGAGGTTGAGAAAATGGAGAAAGCAGATTGGTTCCCTGAAGCAGATGAAAAATGTTTCCCTGGTGATTATGACATCAGTGATGAAGAAGATGAGCCTGAAGGATCCTATAAACTACCAAGTGGTAGGAAGAGAAGGAATAAAAAGTTGAAAGACATGATATGGTATGATCACAAACTTCAAGGACCAGTACAACAATTATGTAAGGGCTTGTGCTTCACCACTGTGTATGAGTTCAGAGATGCACTTAGGGATTTTCACATTAGGACTTTGAGAAATTTTCAATACCATAGAAATGCCCCAGATAGGATTATTGTTTGGTGCTCAGAGAGAGCCGCCCAGGGATGTGATTTTTATATATGTGCCTCTAAGTTAGCCCATGAAAAAACATTCTACATCAAGAAGTGTGATATGTTGCACACTTGTGGAGCATGTGCAGAGTCCACAAAGGTTACTACTAAGTGGATATCAAGGTCAGTAGAGGCAGCATTGAGAGAAGACATTAGATCTCCTgtggatgcattaattaagaAGGCCAAGACTAAGTTTTCAGTGGATGTATCAAGAAGTGTGGCATATAGGGCAAGGAGGAAGGCTGTTGATGTAGTTCAAGGTGACCACAAGCAGCAGTACTTGAGGCTCAGGGATTATCTTCAAGCAGTTCTTGACACAAACCCAGGTAGCAGGTGTATAGTAACAACATTTGAAGATCCAGAGAACCCAGCACCTACTCCTAGTTTCAAGTATATGTTCTACTGTTTAGCAGCTTCAAAGGAAGGTTTCCTTAATGGTTGCAGACCATTTATAG CTTTTGGTGTGGTTGACAAGGAAGATGGTGAAAGTTGGAATTGGTTTTTAACTCAATTGAGATGTTGCATTGGCAGTGGCAACAAATTTGGAACATACACTATCATATCTGACAGGCAACAGGTTGGGAAGAATTTCATTGAGCAATTTAGTGTTATTACTTTTTTTAATTATTTCATTCTTTTCAATTGTAGTAATAATTTGCGAATGTACAGGGCTTGCTTAAGGCAATAA